Proteins encoded by one window of Arachis ipaensis cultivar K30076 chromosome B04, Araip1.1, whole genome shotgun sequence:
- the LOC107636644 gene encoding uncharacterized protein LOC107636644, with amino-acid sequence MSPFRIVYLKACHLPVEVEHKAYWAVKECNSGLGESGIERKLQLEAYENSRLYKEKVKAVHDKNIKRRKFRAGDQVLLYNTRLRFMPGKLRSRWDRPYMVEKVKPYGVVHLSHPLSPTFYKVNCHCLKLYHGAKVKNNKELEIFLLKDPAKEED; translated from the coding sequence aTGAGTCCGTTCCGTATAGTCTACCtaaaggcttgtcaccttccgGTTGAGGTAGAACACAAAGCTTACTGGGCTGTGAAGGAATGCAACTCAGGATTGGGAGAATCCGGAATTGAAAGGAAATTACAACTGGAAgcgtatgagaactcaaggctctacaaagaaaaggtgaaggcGGTACATGACAAGAACATCAAGAGAAGAAAGTTTAGAGCTGGGGATCAAGTCCTTCTCTACAACACAAGATTGAGGTTTATGCCAGGCAAACTGAGGTCAAGGTGGGATAGACCCTACATGGTGGAGAAGGTGAAACCGTATGGAGTTGTCCACCTAAGTCACCCCTTAAGCCCTACCTTCTACAAAGTCAATTGCCACTGTTTAAAGCTCTATCATGGTgcaaaagtgaagaacaacaaggagctggagatcttcctcttgaaggATCCAGCAAAGGAAGAGGACTGA